The following proteins come from a genomic window of Solea solea chromosome 3, fSolSol10.1, whole genome shotgun sequence:
- the klhdc10 gene encoding kelch domain-containing protein 10 — MSDAEGARSPDQLNKFERLTGRPPHGETLAGYRTPPARSGHRCVADNTNLYVFGGYNPDYDESGGSDNEDYPLFRELWRYHFVTGCWQQIRTEGYMPTELASMSAVLHGNNLLVFGGTGIPFGENNGNDVHVCNVKYKRWSLLNCRGKKPNRIYGQAMVIINGFLYVFGGTTGYIYSTDLHRLDLTTREWIHLKPNNPPDDLPEERYRHEIAHDGQRIYILGGGTSWTSYPLDKVHAYNLETNSWEEITTKPHDKIGYPAPRRCHSCVQIRNDVFICGGYNGELILADLWKLNLQTFQWGKLPAVMPEPAYFHCAAVTPAGCMYIHGGVVNIHENKRTGSLFKIWLAVPSLLELCWEKLIKAFPHLSSLPTIQLLNLGLTQELIERLK; from the exons ATGTCGGACGCCGAAGGTGCTCGCAGTCCTGACCAGCTGAACAAATTCGAGAGACTGACAGGCAGGCCGCCGCACGGCGAGACGCTAGCAG GTTATCGCACTCCTCCTGCCCGCAGTGGGCATCGTTGTGTTGCAGACAACACAAACCTGTACGTTTTTGGAGGCTACAACCCCGACTACGATGAGTCGGGAGGCTCAGACAATGAAGATTATCCACTGTTCAGGGAGCTGTGGAGGTACCACTTTGTCACAGGTTGTTGGCAGCAGATTCGAACAGAAGGCTACATGCCTACAGAGCTGGCATCCATGTCAG CTGTTTTGCACGGAAACAACCTCCTGGTGTTTGGAGGCACTGGGATCCCCTTTGGTGAAAATAACGGCAACGATGTTCACGTTTGTAATGTGAAGTACAAGCGATGGTCTCTGCTCAACTGCCGTGGGAAGAAGCCTAACAGAATCTATGGACAG GCAATGGTCATTATTAATGGCTTCCTGTATGTGTTTGGAGGAACGACGGGCTACATCTACAGCACAGACCTGCACAGGCTGGACCTGACCACCAGGGAGTGGATCCACCTCAAGCCCAACAATCCTCCTGACGATCTCCCTGAGGAGCG CTACAGGCATGAAATAGCACATGATGGACAAAGGATCTACATTCTTGGAGGAGGGACTTCCTGGACATCTTATCCTCTGGACAAG GTGCATGCTTACAATCTAGAGACCAACTCCTGGGAGGAGATCACTACAAAACCTCATGACAAAATAG ggtATCCTGCTCCTAGGAGATGCCATAGCTGCGTGCAAATACGAAATG ATGTATTTATCTGTGGAGGCTACAACGGGGAGTTGATATTAGCTGATCTGTGGAAGCTCAACCTGCAGACTTTCCAGTGGGGTAAATTACCAGCAGTGATGCCCGAGCCGGCCTATTTtcactgtgctgctgtcacTCCA GCTGGCTGCATGTACATCCATGGCGGTGTTGTAAACATTCACGAGAACAAGAGGACTGGCTCTCTATTTAAGATCTGGCTGGCAGTGCCCAGCCTACTGGAGCTATGCTGGGAGAAGCTCATCAAGGCTTTCCCCCATCTGTCTTCACTTCCCACCATCCAGCTGCTCAACCTGGGCCTAACGCAGGAACTCATTGAACGCTTGAAATGA
- the zc3hc1 gene encoding nuclear-interacting partner of ALK yields the protein MATLSSSSGDRLGSSNLQRSSVVSPEKVREILREGVSSTDGGSNSEHGDLKVLEAKNNTLTPCDATNKEAFFSRVESYSCLKWTGKPRILSPLMCARYGWVNVGCDMLKCSSCQAFLCTSLQPTLDIEKYESRIAEISRQLQTQHEKFCPWPDFPCPERLWLVPACEPSTLLAAFLERFHGACVLAQQLPAMKPEQLKSMSLTEDVISVILQLVEEEQKRKGGTPCSEPLAVQVAACIVSLCGWAASPALYAMNLPILTCSCCMRKVGLWNFHQMEGAGGDGEALASTLGQSPQATGTAAAATNEAQGDRSSSASPTPATTPCRMKLRSQDTMRTDQGEGNSPVPLRARSRDSPSPSEELPSPLSKGKRPATRSRGQGDNLQHPSKRLCFSSIGGPDELLPKNTFDPLTQHRDWCPWISVGQENVDEGVIPFDDGDSELHQQGWKAALDLLMPMKKNSGPPGGSPAQDAREKSKRVFAIFRQWQGSCTPSQQIASNETPSRQ from the exons ATGGCGacgctcagcagcagcagcggggatCGCCTGGGCAGCTCTAATCTTCAAAGATCTTCTGTGGTATCTCCGGAGAAAGTCCGCGAAATCCTCCGTGAAGGGGTGTCATCGACAGACGGCGGATCCAACAG tGAACATGGAGATTTGAAAGTTCTGGAAGCAAAGAACAACACTCTCACACCTTGCGACGCAACGAACAAAGAAGCATTTTTTTCAAGAGTGGAATCCTATTCA TGCTTGAAATGGACAGGCAAACCCCGCATATTGTCCCCACTGATGTGCGCCAGATATGGCTGGGTCAACGTTGGCTGCGATATGCTCAAGTGCTCCAGCTGCCAGGCTTTTCTATGCACTTCACTACAACCAACTCTTGACATTGAAAAAT ATGAATCCCGCATTGCAGAGATATCAAGGCAGCTTCAGACGCAGCATGAAAAGTTCTGTCCTTGGCCCGATTTTCCATGTCCAG agcGACTCTGGCTCGTTCCAGCCTGTGAACCATCAACACTCCTAGCAGCCTTCTTGGAACGCTTCCACGGTGCCTGTGTCCTTGCACAGCAGCTGCCAGCCATGAAGCCAGAGCAGCTGAAATCTATG TCTTTGACTGAGGACGTTATCAGTGTTATACTACAGCTTGTTgaggaagaacaaaaaagaaagggaggaaCTCCATGCTCTGAACCTCTGGCTGTCCAGGTGGCTGCATGCATCGTTTCTCTCTGTGGCTGGGCAGCAag CCCAGCTCTGTATGCCATGAACCTGCCCATCCTCACCTGCTCCTGTTGTATGCGAAAGGTGGGTTTGTGGAACTTCCATCAGATGGAGGGAGCAGGTGGTGATGGAGAGGCCCTAGCAAGCACTCTTGGCCAGTCTCCTCAAGCAACAGGTACTGCCGCAGCAGCAACGAACGAGGCCCAAGGAGACCGTTCCTCATCTGCCTCACCCACACCTGCCACAACTCCATGTCGCATGAAACTTAGGAGCCAGGACACCATGCGCACTGACCAG GGTGAAGGAAACTCTCCTGTGCCCCTGCGGGCTCGAAGCAGGGACTCACCAAGCCCCAGTGAGGAGCTGCCAAGTCCTTTGTCCAAGGGAAAGAGACCTGCAACTCGCAGCAGAGGACAGGGAGACAATCTACAACACCCCTCTAAACGCCTGTGCTTTTCCTCCATTGGTGGTCCT GATGAGCTCCTtcccaaaaacacatttgacccTCTCACTCAGCACAGAGACTGGTGTCCATGGATCTCTGTGGGACAGGAGAATGTGGATGAAGGGGTTATTCCATTTGATGATGGAGACTCAGAACTTCATCAGCAGGGCTGGAAGGCTGCACTTGATCTCCTCATGCCCATGAAGAAGAACTCTGGCCCACCAGGAGGCAGTCCAGCACAG GACGCTCGTGAAAAGTCTAAAAGAGTGTTTGCTATATTCCGTCAGTGGCAAGGATCCTGCACTCCGTCTCAGCAGATTGCTTCCAACGAAACGCCATCTCGGCAATGA
- the ube2h gene encoding ubiquitin-conjugating enzyme E2 H gives MSSPSPGKRRMDTDVVKLIESKHEVTILSGLNEFVVKFFGPQGTPYEGGVWKVRVDLPDKYPFKSPSIGFMNKIFHPNIDEASGTVCLDVINQTWTALYDLTNIFESFLPQLLAYPNPIDPLNGDAAAMYLHRPEEYKQKIKEYIQKYATEEALKEQEEGAGDSSSESSMSDFSEDEAQDMEL, from the exons ATGTCGTCTCCAAGTCCGGGTAAAAGGCGAATGGATACCGATGTGGTGAAACT CATCGAGAGCAAGCATGAAGTCACCATCCTCAGCGGACTCAATGAATTTGTAGTCAAGTTTTTCGGACCACAAGGAA CACCATATGAGGGAGGTGTGTGGAAGGTGCGAGTAGATCTTCCAGACAAATACCCTTTTAAATCACCATCAATAG gatTCATGAACAAGATTTTTCATCCCAACATTGATGAAGC GTCAGGGACGGTGTGCTTAGACGTCATTAACCAGACATGGACAGCCCTTTATG ACCTGACCAACATCTTTGAGTCGTTCCTGCCGCAGCTGCTGGCTTACCCCAACCCCATCGACCCCTTAAATGGAGATGCAGCTGCCATGTACCTTCACCGGCCAGAGGAGTACAAGCAGAAAATCAAAG agtaCATCCAGAAATATGCAACAGAGGAGGCTCTGAAGGAGCAAGAAGAGGGGGCAGGCGACTCTTCATCCGAAAGCTCCATGTCTGATTTCTCAGAAGACGAGGCCCAGGACATGGAGTTGTAG